A stretch of Bradyrhizobium sp. CCBAU 53338 DNA encodes these proteins:
- a CDS encoding SET domain-containing protein: MPAIAPRKSYRVGRSKTGLGLFATMPIKKGTRIIRYFGPILDCRIPAQDEIENKYLFELNNRWTIDGSVRKNLARYINHSCRPNAESDVRPRERKVFIRAIKNIEPGDEINYDYGTDYFKAYLKPIGCKCPSCENKRKKQRAEARVERAKVKARAERKAEKAAARGAKSVKKKLNGHAVATPKGRARA, encoded by the coding sequence ATGCCAGCCATCGCTCCCCGCAAATCCTACCGTGTCGGCCGTTCCAAGACCGGACTTGGCCTCTTCGCCACCATGCCGATCAAGAAGGGCACAAGGATCATCCGTTACTTCGGGCCGATCCTGGACTGCCGCATTCCAGCGCAGGACGAGATCGAGAACAAATATCTGTTCGAGCTCAACAACCGCTGGACGATCGACGGCTCGGTGCGCAAGAACCTCGCGCGCTACATCAACCACTCCTGCCGTCCCAACGCGGAATCCGACGTCCGTCCGCGCGAGCGCAAGGTGTTCATCCGGGCCATCAAGAACATCGAACCCGGCGACGAGATCAATTACGACTACGGCACCGACTATTTCAAAGCCTATTTGAAGCCGATCGGCTGCAAGTGCCCCTCCTGCGAAAACAAGCGCAAGAAACAGCGCGCCGAAGCCCGTGTCGAACGGGCCAAGGTGAAGGCGCGCGCGGAGCGCAAGGCGGAGAAGGCAGCCGCCAGGGGCGCAAAGAGCGTCAAGAAGAAGCTCAACGGCCATGCCGTTGCCACGCCGAAGGGCCGCGCGCGGGCGTAG
- a CDS encoding ParB N-terminal domain-containing protein yields the protein MPKAESFPIEKIHIPAKRSRALQPERVRELAESILETGQQAPISVRVDKDQFILVEGLHRLEACRALGETSVIAVVVQAESPQHRRLLSDSTELEAERDKMVRLKQLRLEREAAAAVAVPSAKSGASPPRPKRTAAVSRPGPQTLSQWIARQKSDGSRY from the coding sequence ATGCCGAAAGCGGAGAGCTTCCCGATCGAAAAGATCCACATTCCGGCCAAAAGAAGCAGGGCGCTCCAGCCGGAGCGCGTTCGGGAGCTCGCGGAAAGCATTCTGGAGACCGGGCAGCAAGCGCCCATTTCCGTTCGAGTCGATAAGGATCAGTTCATTCTGGTTGAAGGATTGCATCGCCTTGAAGCCTGCAGAGCCCTTGGCGAAACATCCGTCATTGCCGTCGTGGTCCAGGCAGAAAGTCCTCAGCATAGAAGGCTGCTCTCCGACAGCACCGAGCTGGAGGCCGAGCGCGACAAGATGGTGCGGCTGAAGCAGCTTCGGCTCGAGAGAGAGGCAGCCGCTGCGGTCGCCGTCCCGTCAGCCAAATCTGGCGCATCCCCGCCGCGACCGAAGCGAACGGCGGCAGTATCGAGGCCCGGACCGCAAACCCTGTCACAATGGATCGCCCGTCAGAAGAGCGACGGCAGCCGCTACTGA